One Aegilops tauschii subsp. strangulata cultivar AL8/78 chromosome 7, Aet v6.0, whole genome shotgun sequence genomic window carries:
- the LOC141027067 gene encoding uncharacterized protein, with product MAEEPSAKRHHGETSDKSNNLIDVHVPGDKREYTRTLTGVELHGKETLEIVCTSEPDKADEVMSKLRMKGGGLYPSFIGVDVEFTSEDEPPQMAAVLQLCVEELCLVYHIAAATKWPKLLTQFLQEEKLYTFVGFSIGGDKRMLDKSGLEINPNNFIDMQHKWKDPNTNKYYDSLADVAGGVIHPFYKDMKKKMDKAEHKLWGTSPLPDNLITYAGIDAYATYKSWKTIDNIVTGSDISKEQEADPYYHCNFAG from the exons ATGGCGGAGGAACCGTCCGCCAAGCGTCATCATGGCGAGACGTCGGACAAGAGCAACAACCTCATCGACGTTCACGTCCCCGGCGACAAGCGCGAGTACACAAGAACCCTCACAGGGGTTGAGCTCCATGGCAAGGAGACACTGGAGATCGTCTGCACCAGCGAACCAGACAAGGCCGATGAGGTGATGAGCAAGCTCAGGATGAAGGGCGGCGGCTTGTATCCGAGCTTCATCGGAGTTGATGTGGAGTTCACCAGCGAAGATGAACCTCCACAGATGGCAGCAGTACTGCAGTTGTGCGTCGAGGAACTCTGCTTGGTGTACCACATCGCAGCGGCCACAAAATG GCCCAAGCTCCTCACACAGTTCCTGCAGGAGGAGAAATTGTACACATTTGTCGGTTTCAGCATTGGAGGTGACAAGCGGATGCTGGACAAGTCTGGTTTGGAGATTAACCCCAACAACTTCATCGACATGCAGCACAAGTGGAAAGATCCAAACACCAACAAATACTATGACTCCTTGGCCGATGTTGCAGGCGGCGTCATTCACCCATTCTACAAAgacatgaagaagaagatggacaaGGCAGAGCACAAACTGTGGGGGACCAGCCCGCTGCCAGACAACCTCATCACGTACGCAGGGATAGATGCATACGCCACGTACAAGTCATGGAAGACAATCGACAACATCGTGACAGGTTCGGATATTTCAAAAGAGCAGGAGGCTGACCCCTACTACCACTGCAACTTCGCGGGATGA